The Proteus vulgaris genome has a segment encoding these proteins:
- the dsdC_2 gene encoding DNA-binding transcriptional regulator DsdC produces the protein MKMPSLTSLRFFNSAAQTGSFVSAAEQLHVTHSAVSRQVRLLEDELGIPLFERRNRAVYLNEAGRYLYKTTSSIFEQLEDAVTHLRSPLNNPVLVVSCEPTIAMKWLIPRLSHFYALHPEITLHLVAAGGAIDFNKEGVDLAFRRDDFLWNKNIYAEKVCDEKIGAVIKPNNIHHVNNQLTTLSRPQAWQDWYQYSGMTFASTSTSQYEHFYLAIQAALAGLGTTIASFLMVQDELKDQQLIATHGFVNDGSSYYLLSPSEIMPNSKQDKFKNWIIAEAEKCAIETEELQR, from the coding sequence ATGAAAATGCCCTCTTTAACATCCTTACGTTTTTTTAATAGTGCCGCACAAACGGGCAGTTTTGTCAGTGCCGCAGAGCAACTTCATGTCACACACAGTGCGGTAAGCCGACAAGTCCGATTATTAGAAGATGAATTAGGTATTCCTTTATTTGAACGCCGTAATCGCGCAGTTTATTTAAATGAAGCAGGACGATATTTATATAAAACAACTTCTTCAATATTTGAACAGCTTGAAGACGCGGTTACACATCTTCGTTCACCTTTAAATAATCCCGTATTAGTGGTTTCATGTGAACCGACTATTGCCATGAAATGGCTTATTCCTCGCCTTTCTCACTTTTATGCATTACATCCTGAAATCACGTTGCACCTAGTTGCCGCGGGAGGTGCAATTGATTTTAATAAAGAAGGAGTTGATTTGGCCTTTCGACGGGATGATTTTTTATGGAATAAGAATATTTATGCAGAAAAAGTGTGTGATGAAAAAATTGGAGCTGTCATAAAGCCTAATAATATCCATCATGTAAATAACCAATTAACGACTCTATCGCGCCCTCAAGCTTGGCAAGATTGGTATCAATATTCGGGTATGACATTTGCTTCTACCAGTACCAGTCAGTATGAACATTTTTATCTGGCTATTCAGGCGGCTCTAGCGGGATTAGGTACGACGATAGCCTCTTTTCTTATGGTACAAGATGAATTAAAAGATCAACAGCTTATCGCCACACACGGCTTTGTTAATGATGGTTCAAGCTATTACTTACTCTCACCCAGTGAAATTATGCCTAACTCAAAGCAAGATAAATTTAAAAACTGGATCATTGCTGAAGCGGAAAAATGTGCAATAGAGACTGAAGAATTGCAAAGGTAA
- the betT gene encoding choline transport protein BetT: MTTLNSTKKPQKDKLNSVVFFASATLILAFSFFTILMTETANTWIVATLGWVSKTFGWYYLLAATLYIVFVIFVATSRFGNIKLGPEQSKPEFSVLSWSAMLFAAGIGIDLMFFSVAEPITQYMLPPTGEGETIEAARQSMVWTLFHYGLTGWSMYALIGIALGYFSYRYNLPLTIRSALYPIFGNRIYGPIGHTVDIAAVLGTIFGIATTLGIGVVQLNYGLKVLFDLPQGLGVQGGLILLSVIMAVISATSGVNKGIRILSELNVLLALGLILFILFAGDTEFLLNALVLNVGDYTNRFLGMTLNSFAFDKPTDWMNSWTLFFWAWWVAWSPFVGLFLARISRGRTIRQFVIGTLIIPFVFTLLWLSIFGNSALYEVIHGNKELAQTVLEAPEKGFYSLLELYPGFGLTASVATITGLLFYVTSADSGSLVLGNFTSQLSHVNNDAPNWLRIFWSIAIGLLTLGMLMADGISALQNTTIIMGLPFSFVIFFIMAGLYKSLKVEDFRRVSSLNTNAPAPLYGNTTMNWKQRLGRVMNFPGTTYTQRMLDLTCMPAMQDVAKELLLRGAKVEFNSYPIEDNERLHHLELVVDLDQEQNFIYQIWPQKYSVPAFTYRARRGKSDYYRLETYLWEGTQGNDLMDYTKEQVITDILDQYEKHLNFIHLSREAPGTTLTFPESN; the protein is encoded by the coding sequence ATGACAACTCTTAACAGCACAAAAAAACCCCAGAAAGACAAGCTAAACTCTGTCGTTTTTTTCGCTTCAGCAACGCTAATTTTAGCGTTTTCTTTTTTCACGATTCTCATGACAGAAACAGCAAATACATGGATTGTGGCAACACTGGGATGGGTATCAAAAACCTTTGGTTGGTACTATTTATTGGCAGCAACGTTATATATTGTTTTTGTTATTTTTGTTGCCACTTCTCGTTTTGGAAATATCAAATTAGGACCTGAACAATCAAAACCTGAATTTAGTGTTTTAAGTTGGTCTGCAATGTTATTTGCAGCAGGTATTGGGATTGATTTGATGTTTTTCTCTGTGGCAGAACCCATTACACAATATATGTTACCGCCAACTGGCGAAGGTGAAACAATAGAAGCAGCCCGTCAGTCGATGGTGTGGACTTTATTCCACTATGGCCTGACGGGCTGGTCTATGTATGCACTTATTGGTATTGCACTAGGCTATTTTAGTTATCGTTACAATTTACCATTGACTATACGTTCTGCACTTTATCCTATCTTTGGAAATCGTATTTATGGCCCAATTGGTCATACTGTTGATATCGCTGCTGTATTAGGAACTATTTTTGGTATTGCAACAACATTAGGTATTGGTGTTGTACAACTTAATTATGGTCTAAAAGTTCTTTTTGATTTACCTCAAGGGTTGGGTGTTCAAGGAGGATTAATTCTATTATCAGTTATTATGGCGGTTATTTCGGCAACATCAGGTGTCAATAAAGGGATCAGAATTTTATCTGAACTGAACGTATTACTCGCCTTGGGACTTATTTTATTTATCTTATTTGCAGGTGATACTGAATTTTTATTAAATGCATTGGTATTAAATGTCGGTGATTATACTAATCGTTTCTTAGGGATGACGTTAAATAGCTTTGCATTTGATAAACCAACAGATTGGATGAATAGCTGGACACTATTTTTCTGGGCTTGGTGGGTTGCATGGTCACCTTTTGTTGGTCTATTTTTAGCACGGATCTCAAGAGGACGAACTATTCGACAGTTTGTCATAGGCACATTAATTATTCCCTTTGTTTTTACACTGTTATGGTTATCTATTTTTGGTAACAGCGCATTATATGAAGTGATCCACGGCAATAAAGAACTAGCACAAACAGTATTAGAAGCACCTGAAAAAGGATTTTATTCCTTATTAGAACTCTACCCCGGTTTTGGTTTAACGGCTTCTGTCGCTACAATTACGGGGCTATTATTTTATGTCACCTCAGCCGATTCCGGTTCATTAGTATTAGGTAATTTCACCTCTCAATTAAGTCATGTTAATAACGATGCACCCAACTGGCTTCGTATTTTTTGGTCTATTGCCATTGGATTGTTAACATTAGGTATGTTAATGGCCGATGGTATTTCGGCATTACAAAACACAACAATTATCATGGGATTGCCCTTCAGTTTTGTTATTTTTTTTATTATGGCAGGGCTTTATAAATCATTAAAAGTCGAAGATTTTAGACGTGTTAGTTCTCTAAACACCAATGCACCTGCGCCACTTTATGGTAATACCACGATGAATTGGAAACAGCGTTTAGGGCGGGTTATGAACTTCCCAGGAACAACCTATACACAACGCATGTTAGATTTAACCTGTATGCCAGCAATGCAAGATGTTGCTAAAGAGCTTTTATTACGTGGAGCTAAAGTCGAATTCAATTCTTACCCAATTGAAGATAATGAACGCTTACATCATTTGGAGCTTGTGGTCGATCTCGATCAAGAACAGAATTTTATTTATCAAATTTGGCCACAAAAATATTCAGTACCCGCATTTACCTATCGTGCTCGCCGAGGTAAATCAGATTATTACCGTTTAGAAACCTATTTATGGGAAGGTACACAAGGTAATGACTTAATGGATTACACCAAAGAGCAGGTGATCACGGATATTTTAGACCAATATGAAAAACACTTAAATTTTATTCATCTTAGTCGTGAAGCACCGGGAACAACACTAACTTTCCCTGAATCAAACTAA
- the leuE_2 gene encoding LysE-type transporter, giving the protein MSELIAVAVITILAVISPGPDFAMVTKNSYSYGVKVGLVTAIGIAIGVQIHVFYTVFGVSFIITGSPILFFMMKLFGVGYLIYLGFKSLTNKTQLTIKNAINSAPSAYQALCSGFLTNALNPKTMLFVIALYTQVANLSHPLWVNLSYGMFISVAHWVWFSCVALFFSTPLLRTKILSHQKIADKMIGVLLILLGVGLLFISVK; this is encoded by the coding sequence ATGAGTGAGCTAATTGCTGTAGCGGTGATCACAATATTGGCAGTTATTAGTCCTGGGCCTGATTTTGCTATGGTGACAAAAAATAGTTATTCCTATGGTGTGAAAGTTGGACTTGTTACGGCGATTGGTATTGCGATTGGTGTTCAGATTCATGTTTTTTATACTGTATTTGGTGTTTCTTTTATTATTACAGGATCCCCAATACTCTTTTTTATGATGAAGTTATTCGGTGTGGGGTATTTAATTTATTTAGGCTTTAAATCATTAACCAATAAAACGCAATTAACGATTAAAAATGCGATAAATTCAGCCCCTAGTGCGTATCAGGCATTATGCAGTGGTTTTCTCACTAATGCACTAAATCCTAAAACAATGCTATTTGTTATTGCGCTTTATACACAAGTGGCTAATTTAAGTCACCCGCTCTGGGTAAACCTTTCTTATGGCATGTTTATCTCTGTTGCACATTGGGTTTGGTTTAGCTGTGTTGCGTTATTTTTCTCTACGCCTTTATTACGAACAAAGATACTTTCGCATCAAAAAATCGCAGATAAAATGATTGGCGTATTACTCATTCTTTTGGGCGTTGGATTGCTATTTATTTCAGTGAAATAA
- the hisC2 gene encoding aminotransferase, producing the protein MNRRSFLTSSSLVISGLSLSPFVSSVYANETLKNKLVFNAENPLLLNFNENSLGMSQKAKQAIINALPNAFRYPDDARSKLINELGKEFKLSDKHISLGNGSSETIQAAVQYVANKAQKEGKAIQLIVPDPTFNYAELYAEPLGVKIVKIPVDKTLAFDLETMQKKAQEFDGISMVYLCNPNNPTAMLTPTAALTHWIKSAKENVFFIIDEAYAEFVSTPEFTSAITLVEAGYKNLIVARTFSKIYALAGLRVGYGVAVPDVVADVDVFVSIDNTNTAGAVAALASLKDKAYVEYSRKSIDVSRQMVVDVLKELDIEYAPSHANFIFHKVKGDVKTYQNRMKDANIMVGREFPPALGWSRLTLGTPEEMRYFVTTLKAFRTKGWI; encoded by the coding sequence ATGAATCGTCGGTCATTTTTAACATCATCAAGCCTAGTTATTAGCGGATTATCATTAAGTCCTTTTGTGAGTTCAGTTTATGCCAATGAAACACTAAAAAATAAATTGGTTTTTAATGCAGAAAATCCGTTACTGCTTAATTTCAATGAAAACTCATTAGGTATGTCACAAAAAGCTAAACAGGCCATTATTAATGCCTTACCTAATGCATTTAGATATCCAGATGATGCTCGTAGCAAGTTAATTAATGAGTTAGGAAAAGAATTTAAACTTTCAGACAAGCATATTTCTTTAGGAAATGGCTCATCTGAGACAATTCAAGCAGCAGTGCAATATGTTGCGAACAAAGCACAAAAAGAAGGTAAAGCAATTCAACTGATTGTTCCTGATCCCACGTTTAACTATGCAGAGCTTTATGCAGAACCTTTAGGGGTAAAAATCGTTAAAATCCCTGTTGATAAAACATTAGCTTTTGATTTAGAAACCATGCAAAAAAAAGCTCAAGAATTTGATGGCATCAGCATGGTATATCTGTGTAATCCGAATAATCCAACAGCAATGTTGACGCCAACTGCAGCTTTAACCCATTGGATAAAATCAGCAAAAGAGAATGTCTTTTTTATCATTGATGAAGCATACGCTGAGTTTGTTTCAACACCTGAATTTACCAGTGCAATTACGTTAGTTGAAGCAGGATATAAAAATCTGATTGTCGCTCGTACTTTCTCAAAAATTTATGCATTAGCAGGACTTCGTGTGGGTTATGGTGTTGCTGTTCCTGACGTTGTTGCGGATGTTGATGTGTTTGTTTCCATTGATAATACTAATACTGCAGGTGCCGTTGCCGCATTAGCCTCATTAAAAGATAAAGCCTATGTGGAATATAGCCGTAAGTCGATTGATGTTTCACGCCAAATGGTAGTTGATGTCTTAAAAGAGCTGGATATTGAATACGCACCTTCTCATGCCAATTTTATATTCCATAAAGTTAAAGGTGATGTGAAAACCTATCAAAATAGAATGAAAGACGCGAACATAATGGTTGGACGTGAATTTCCACCCGCTTTGGGTTGGAGCCGTTTAACGTTAGGCACACCCGAAGAGATGAGATATTTCGTCACTACATTAAAAGCCTTTAGAACTAAAGGTTGGATTTAG